From the genome of Eucalyptus grandis isolate ANBG69807.140 chromosome 2, ASM1654582v1, whole genome shotgun sequence, one region includes:
- the LOC104433822 gene encoding histone H3.2, with amino-acid sequence MARTKQTARKSTGGKAPRKQLATKAARKSAPATGGVKKPHRFRPGTVALREIRKYQKSTELLIRKLPFQRLVREIAQDFKTDLRFQSSAVAALQEAAEAYLVGLFEDTNLCAIHAKRVTIMPKDIQLARRIRGERA; translated from the coding sequence ATGGCCCGCACGAAGCAGACCGCCCGCAAGTCCACCGGAGGCAAGGCCCCGAGGAAGCAGCTCGCCACCAAGGCCGCCCGCAAGTCCGCCCCGGCCACCGGCGGCGTCAAGAAGCCCCACCGCTTCAGGCCCGGGACGGTGGCGCTGCGGGAGATCCGCAAGTACCAGAAGAGCACGGAGCTGCTGATCCGGAAGCTGCCGTTCCAGCGGCTGGTTCGGGAGATCGCCCAGGACTTCAAGACCGACCTGCGGTTCCAGAGCAGCGCCGTCGCGGCCCTCCAGGAGGCCGCCGAGGCCTACCTGGTCGGGCTGTTCGAGGACACCAACCTGTGTGCCATCCACGCCAAGAGGGTCACCATCATGCCCAAGGACATCCAGCTCGCCCGCAGGATCAGGGGGGAGAGGGCTTAA